In Arachis hypogaea cultivar Tifrunner chromosome 17, arahy.Tifrunner.gnm2.J5K5, whole genome shotgun sequence, a single window of DNA contains:
- the LOC140180513 gene encoding protein MAIN-LIKE 1-like — MLQDVAYQLGLAVDGRYVSGCLTDFHVYIEGGRPAWVWFEELLGVIPPPSQIQKFAVNCTWFQETFGECPEGADEETVRWLPYIARLEEMGSYSWGSTALAWLYRCMCRVANRHVVKLAGPLQLLQSWIFWRFPRFRPAGYDTCSWPLASRWSGYSPSYSQKGPRL; from the exons atgCTTCAGGATGTGGCGTACCAGTTGGGGTTGGCAGTGGACGGGCGTTATGTTAGCGGTTGCCTTACAGACTTCCATGTGTATATCGAGGGTGGACGTCCAGCTTGGGTGTGGTTCGAGGAGTTGCTTGGAGTGATTCCTCCTCCGAGCCAGATTCAGAAGTTCGCAGTAAACTGCACCTGGTTCCAGGAGACTTTCGGAGAGTGCCCCGAGGGAGCCGATGAGGAGACTGTGCG atggcttcccTACATAGctaggcttgaggagatgggttCCTACAGTTGGGGATCTACAGCATtggcatggttgtaccggtgcatgtgccgagtggcaAACAGACATGTGGTGAAGTTAGCAGGCCCACTTCAGCTACTTCAGTCCTGGATCTTCTGGCGCTTTCCCAGGTTTAGGCCTGCTGGGTATGATACGTGCAGCTGGCCTTTGGCATCGAG GTGGTCAGGTTACAGCCCTTCCTACAGCCAGAAGGGTCCTCGACTGTAG
- the LOC112766902 gene encoding probable acyl-activating enzyme 6 has product MDQLKPNSANSSPLTPLTFLDRAGITYGDSTSVIYGRKSYTWTQTNRRCLQLASSLSSIGIGRGHVVSVLSSNNLATYELHFAVPMSGATLNNLNLRLDHRTLSLLLRHSESKLLFVHTLSQSLIHKALSLFPPNTPLPKLVLITDDTVASHQMKTPLTNHVTVTETESEAKTVTTLDFIDTYEGLIAKGDPTFKWARPNSEWDPITLNYTSGTTSSPKGVVHCHRGTFIMALDTLVDWCVPKNAVYLWTLPMFHSNGWSFPWGIAAVGGTNVCSRKIDAPTIYRLIELHGVTHMCAAPVVLNMLTSFGRTEPLRKQVHVLTGGSPPPAGILKRAERMGFVVSHGYGMTETCGVVLSCAWKREWDLFSAAERARMKARQGVRTAAATAEVDVVDLKWGVSVKRDGLTQGEIVVRGACVMLGYFKDQEATSKCIKNGWLHTGDVAVVHEDGYIEIKDRLKDVIISGGENLSSVEVEAMLYTHPAVSDVAVVARPDEFWGETPCAFVKLKGRLERRPSEEEMVEFCRERLPHFMVPKTVVFRDELPRTSTGKVQKYVLRMVARAMGSLPLPSPSPPPPPIITPSSRM; this is encoded by the exons ATGGACCAACTAAAACCAAACTCTGCAAACTCTTCCCCTCTCACCCCTTTAACATTCTTGGACAGAGCGGGTATAACTTACGGCGATTCCACGTCCGTAATTTACGGTCGCAAATCCTACACATGGACGCAGACCAACCGCCGATGTCTCCAGCTGGCATCATCCCTCTCATCCATCGGCATCGGGAGAGGACACGTGGTCTCCGTCCTCTCCTCCAACAACCTCGCCACCTACGAGCTCCACTTCGCCGTTCCAATGTCCGGCGCCACCCTCAACAACCTTAACCTCCGTCTCGACCACCGCACCCTGTCCCTACTCCTGCGCCACAGCGAATCAAAGCTCCTCTTCGTTCATACACTCTCCCAATCCCTCATCCACAAAGCACTCTCTTTGTTCCCTCCAAACACTCCACTCCCGAAGCTCGTTCTTATCACGGACGATACGGTCGCGTCGCATCAAATGAAAACCCCTCTAACAAACCATGTAACTGTAACTGAAACTGAAAGTGAGGCCAAAACTGTAACTACGCTCGATTTCATAGACACCTACGAGGGGCTTATTGCGAAGGGAGATCCAACGTTTAAATGGGCCAGGCCCAACTCCGAGTGGGACCCAATAACACTGAACTACACATCAGGAACGACGTCGTCTCCGAAAGGCGTTGTGCACTGTCACAGAGGAACGTTCATTATGGCGCTGGATACGTTAGTCGATTGGTGTGTTCCAAAGAATGCAGTGTATCTCTGGACGCTACCAATGTTCCACTCTAACGGTTGGAGCTTCCCGTGGGGTATCGCCGCCGTGGGAGGAACCAACGTTTGCTCGCGTAAGATTGACGCGCCGACGATCTATCGTTTGATCGAGTTGCATGGCGTTACGCACATGTGTGCTGCGCCTGTGGTTCTCAACATGTTGACGAGCTTTGGGAGAACTGAACCGTTGAGGAAACAGGTTCATGTGCTCACCGGTGGTTCTCCCCCGCCGGCGGGGATACTGAAGAGGGCGGAGAGAATGGGGTTTGTGGTGAGCCATGGGTACGGGATGACGGAGACGTGCGGGGTGGTATTGTCGTGTGCGTGGAAGAGGGAATGGGATTTGTTTTCGGCGGCAGAGAGAGCGAGGATGAAGGCAAGGCAAGGAGTGAGGACGGCGGCGGCAACGGCGGAGGTGGACGTTGTGGATCTCAAGTGGGGAGTTAGTGTCAAGCGCGACGGGTTGACGCAGGGCGAGATCGTGGTCAGAGGAGCTTGTGTAATGTTAG GTTACTTCAAAGACCAGGAAGCCACATCAAAGTGCATAAAGAACGGATGGTTACACACTGGGGACGTTGCGGTGGTTCACGAGGATGGATACATAGAGATTAAGGATAGGTTAAAGGATGTGATTATAAGTGGTGGCGAGAATTTGAGCAGCGTGGAGGTGGAAGCTATGCTTTACACACACCCGGCTGTGAGCGATGTTGCCGTGGTGGCCAGGCCAGACGAGTTCTGGGGTGAGACGCCGTGTGCTTTCGTGAAGCTGAAAGGACGGTTGGAGAGGCGTCCGTCGGAGGAGGAGATGGTGGAGTTCTGTAGGGAGAGGTTGCCGCACTTCATGGTGCCTAAAACGGTCGTTTTCAGGGATGAACTGCCGAGAACTTCCACCGGGAAGGTTCAAAAGTATGTGCTGAGAATGGTTGCTCGGGCTATGGGGTCGCTACCATTGCCATCGCCATCGCCGCCTCCACCGCCAATTATAACGCCGAGTAGTCGTATGTGA